DNA sequence from the Thunnus maccoyii chromosome 7, fThuMac1.1, whole genome shotgun sequence genome:
tgtacTCTAGTAGATACTATTTGCCTCCTGACTGCCCCGTAACACCCCAAATACCATTAAAGCTCAGAGTCAGCACTTTATCCTCATAGTTACTGattcatttgactttttttcattttgctgcaAGATtgatagtaataatagtagtactAACATATAATACTGTGGTCGCCTAGTGAAAAAAACTATGTTGTTTCCTTCAGTTCCTCAGCTgtctcttttactttttttttttttttttaaactgctttttaaaatctcttGCTGTACAAAGAAGAAACTCAGCAATGTTGAGATACAGATATAGAGATGTCTTCCACTAGAGGGCACTTCTGTATTGGATAAAACAGCACCttgcaaacagaaaacaccacAGAAACAATTTATTTAACTGTTTCACTTCTTAAAATGTTCATGGTGGTGGTTCTCCCCCGGTCAAGCCAGTGTATTGAATTACAGTGTAGGTTCCCACTTGATAGCAAGTGACACAGACAAGAGAATGTAGTTTCAAGTGAAATTAAGTATGTGTTCATATTTAATCAGATAGTATCCAAACTCAGACTACTTCAGACACAGCAACTTACATAAATCCCTTTGGGAGAGTcttctgtaaaagaaaaaaatatgttatgaAGTTGTGCCAGACTGCTAGAATAGTGAATGGAGAGACTGAATGAGGGTAACATAACTCTGTTTTATCAGATTTATCTCGGGGCtaaatggacacacacacacacaagcacagagtGAGAGATGACTCAATTACATCAGAAGTGGGTGTTCTGGTGCTGTAAGGGGAAAATAATACACAAGCAGCTATATCACAATGGACAGTATGCAAAccaaaattaaatgtgtttgttaatgtCAGTTTCTTAATCTGCATCCTAATACACCTCAGCTACTGAGAAACAACTCATGCTTGCCAACATTAAGTTGCAGAACTTGAGAGGTCCCATATAGTAGAAAGGGAGATTTCCGTTTCTTTTTTGATTACAAATCAGGTataggtgctatataaatactatGACAGTATCAAAACACTCAGTCCACAGAGAAATGCACATAGCCTGTAGTCAGAAACTGTGCCTTTAAATGTGCTGTTTGGACTTCCGtaaggttgtgatgtcataacTATACACTCAGTGTTTGCATTAGAGGGGTGGCCCAACCctcctgaaaaaaacaaaatatgtttcataatCGTTTCAGAAATTCCAAGAATCGATTCACATTCTTCAGTCTTGCCACTACgctgttttcaattttttcaTGACATGAGTTAGCTCGCTAAATCCCATAGATGGCGCAATGACGCCACACCAGTTTTCGCCCAGACCCAACTCCGGGGGCAAGAAGGACCATGTCATGGAGAGACGACCATGAGCAATGGAGtacttgacagaaaaacaaatacaacctgCCCCATTGGCGATGAAGGCAATCATTTTGACgtattttggattttattatCTCGAAGGGAAGAAGGAGCTTGGCAAGACTGATGCCATTATCAGCCGTTGCAGCGCACCTCCGCAGGTTTGTGTGGTTGtggtcttatttatttataaccgccgtgaaacaatcagaaaaatgttttattcctttctccctctctttctctcgtcttcttttaaaatgagtcggcAAGCcatcagcaaagcctaactttactttgaacgttatcaaacaaagagaaatgtcctcccctcttcctagttAAGTTTTTGccctccctcatggcagggttgttCAGCATTAcaggttgcatttctccaaaagttgattctggttcaactttctcatTGCCGtcttatttcttatttgaactttgcagctaaatgtagcaggcagtttctttgattttattatttgaagTAAGTTTTGCACTTAGCAGTTTATCTTTGCaatcacttttatttttgtattaaatattaattttaccCTTTGTCTCAAGGCCACTTTGGTTTCCTGTTGACTAAGTGGactaaaggaaaataaatcttaCTCAGGGTTGACATTGAGTAGTAAATGCTTACATTTGATtgagtgtgattttttttctttgagatcTATAAAAGTGTCTACCACAGTCAAATGGAGAGAGTGACTTAAAAGAATTGATTATGAATCAAGAATCAAATTGTTTGGAATCGTGAATTGATTGTGAAACGAATCGTGACATCAAGAATTCGAATCAAATCATGAGATTTCCTGAATCATCAACCCCTATTGCACAGCCTTGCAAAGGTTGGATAACATTATCCTCTGCGGTGGCCATCACAATTTAACAGTGAGTTTTACCCAGAGCCCTGGTTTTACCTATCTACAGGCTAGGCTACAATCTGTTACTTGTGGTTGGCCTGGGCTTTTGTCACCCAGAAaacagccagccaatcagaagagcgGGGCATTgagcaaacacaaaacagcctgTTCTTGGTAGAGCTCCAAGAAAGAATCTTAAGAGAGGAGATGTAAAACTATGTAGAGATGGATTTTGgtacttaaaaccacaaaaatatctttaataGATATCAAgacttataaaataaaataaaaaaaataaaataaaacaccagaaaaGTGTCAAATAAGGGAACTTTAAATGGATTTCCACAGAGAAGTAGGTCATTGTGTTGGCACAGCTTTGTCCTTGGAGCCTCATGTGCCATAACAAACAGTGAGCACAGCCTCGGCCTTAAAGATGTGCAGGCAGTCTGTCATATTGAGATGTAGACAGAAATCATTTTGCTTGTGGCAGCAACCTAAACATCACTTCCATATCAAATGAGGATATGCTCAGCAGTCTTGAGAttcactgttaaaaacaaactttttgaACAGCTGCTGAATTGCTGAATAAATGGTTTTAATGCCAAAGGCTGCTGAGAAAGGTTATTAAACAGTCAGTCCTGTTGACGGGCAACACTACAAGCCACAGGCAACAGAGTACTACAACACTGGAACAGAAATGTACACAAATATCTTCTTTCTGGTTAAAACAAGAATGCTGAGGCGACAACAAGTAGGCACTGTTACTTACTAAAGTTGCCCTCAGTATAGCCACTTTGTATGGTGGTGATTTAAAGTGCAGACAATCTCTTTTGTGGCTGTGTGAGCAAGAACAGGGGAAAAAACAGACTACAATCTCTTTTACTGGCCTGGAAACTAACAACAAATGTACATCAAACCAGTATCACAGAATAGTGCAGTATACTTAAGACCCAACAAATGTAGTTTTGTGGTAAATTGCAGTGTTTTATCtctattgttttgtgtttctgccaCTTTAGTGGCATTTTTTAAGTCTTGTCAGCTTGTAGCCAGCTTTAGACTGAGGTACCGGCATAAACCTGTGCAAAGCTTAGTAATGGATTAAAGGGGTACCCCCacaatttagtattgcacttagATTTGGTGAATTTgcaaaagacatatttttaaaaaatgacaaattaaagcagcagaggccaacaTAACCTGACTTTTAGCCCCTgatatgggtcaagctccaaaaacacaggACTTCTCATAATGCAACTTGTTAGCATCTTTTGCTAGGCCTCCTCTGCCTGGTAAACACAGGTCTTTAAAATTCAACACCCCAGTTTGTAAGACAGACTTTCTTTCAAAGATGTGTAGTCTCCATGCCAAAAATCACTCTTGTAATGtaacttgagtatttttattaGAACTTAAGAGCCACATAGGATATAAAGGCCTGTGGTAATTGACTGAAACATTAAAAGCCTTCCATCCCTGTTCTTATCTCAAGCTGCAGAAGCGTCTTACACCACGCCTCACATGGGATGCAACTACTACTAGATGAATAACATAACACATGTAACACTTTCAATGGTAGGTATTGCAGTCTTCTTTACTAAGTCAATGGTGAAAGCTTCACCATCCATCCAATTTAAATTTAGGAAAATTTCAATTTACATTCTGATCATTTATATACGGTGATGGCagaattttatatattttattaagcAGAATATCAAAAACTGAGAGTTTGTGGAAGTGGTTCATATGTAAGTGATTATAAAAAAATTAGACATATCAGTTCGGTAATCTTGGAGCCTCGCTGCAGAGCACTGTAGTAATTGgctgaaacattaaaaacctCCGTCCCTGCTCTTATCTCAAGCTGCAGAAGCATGTTACACCACGCCTCACATGGGATGCAACACACTATGGGCCTGCTGACCAACATTGATATAGAAGATAACTAATGAGACTGCGCTTGTTTATGTTTCCTCACTGCTGTAACAACCTTCTGCTTCATCCTGGGACAGGAAATAATCAGGTAGGCAAATGTTCTTTTTTGGCATTTGACTTTAACAGCACATAGATTTAATCATAAATTGACACAGCAAAgctactatatacagtatatggtgttattgttaatttatcacaagaaaaaaaataaggtcAAAATTTAATGTGCTCAATTTTATATAAGTTATACATCATTGCAAAATTGTTCTTCTTTTCATAGTGAGTAAACATGGGAAGAGGAGAGATCATcgttctttttctgtctttattattTACTCAAAACAACAGTGCAAAGGAGGGTTCCAGTGAGAACCAACTTGTTTTTGGTGCAGATACAACAGAAATTCCACGCGATCTGAGAGCAGGTGTGACAGAGATTTTCTTTGTGGAAAGCAACATCAAAACAATCCCCAAAGATGCCTTTGTTGGAAACTCCCAGCTTGAGAAGGTGGAATTCCTGAACACTAAAACAGAATATATTGAACCAGGTGCCTTTGAAGGTCTGGTAAACGTCAAGCATATTGAGATCTCCAGCAATCCATTAACTTCAATACCAGTGGGGGTCTTTAAAGACCTCAGCAACCTGGAGAAACTTCTACTAAAGCTCAACAACCTCCGTAATCTTGAAAATGGCATGTTTGAGGACCTTAAAAAATTAAGGGAGCTCCAGTTACATGGGAACGAGATTGACTCAATTGAAGATGGGACTTTTGATGGTCTTGAGAATCTTACTCTCCTCCATTTAGCTAAAAACAATCTCTCAGCTGTATCCGTTGATTTGTTCTCAAACCTAAACAAACTGGCAATACTACGGCTTTACGAAAATCAACTGACCTCCATTCCTGAggacatttttcataatttgcCAAACTTGAAGGAAATTGCCTTGCATACgaacaaaataacagaattatcACCAAATCAATTCCCACATAAAGACAAACTGACTAAGCTGCTTTTGGACAATAACCTTCTGACTGGTTTACCTCCAGAATTTTTTGTTGGCTTCCCACAGCTTAAATCGCTGACCCTACATAGGAATGAACTGAGTAGTCTACCACCAGTGCTTTTTGGAGAAATGCCTAAATTGACTGACCTTAGCCTTAGTCAAAACAGTCTTAGCATTCTTCCTGAGGGAATATTCAGCCCtctgaagaaactgaagaagcTAGATCTGTCTAATAATCACTTAGTCACTTTGTCTGCCGAGCACTTTGAGGGCCCTGAGAAGCTCCTAGTGCTGAATCTCCGGAACAACACGATAAAGTCACTGGATGCAGATGTGTTTGAAAAGCTACAATCACTGACGACACTCGATCTACGTCACAACGACCTCCAGACACTTCCTGGAGATATTTTTGAGCCATTAGGGAAACTCAGAAAGCTTTACCTCAGTGACAACCCTTGGCGCTGTGACTGTAATCTGATAGATTTTTACCTCTGGATAAAGGCAAACTCACCCAAGATTGAATTAAAATATCCTGTGTTTTGTGAGTATCCAGATGATCTAAAAGGACAGGAAATCAAATCATTAACAGAGGATCAATTTATTTGCCCCACCATTCCTGCACACTTGTGCTGGTGAAGTTCACTCCTTGTCTTTACCACCTGCTGCAGCGCCGAGAGAGGATGTACAATAGGGTCAAGCTCACCTGCTTCTACTACAGGAGAGAGGTAGTCCTTAGGCCTCTATGAGAGAcctgaagacttttttttaaatactttatttacagtttacaattttacaatgaCAAAACATATTGAGAGGAtgtacaaaacaatacaaagaaaatacaacacCAATTGGGACACGaactggacaaaacaaaaaaggctgCCAGACAGTTTACAAGATTACATAGTCTTGCAAAAATGTTGTCAGTGTAGGATAAGCgattaacatgaagacacatatgACATGGTACAGTACAAATGGGAGAGGCAGAAAGGACCAGACAGTAACCcatgaaaacaataacatgagaaataaatcaataaaaatacaaatttaaatagATTTCGGCTTAATAATAGATATAAGTAGggtttatgtatgtgtgcatgcacgtgtgtgtgtctgtgtgcgtgttaATGTGGGTAGGcgctgtgtgtgttagtgtgtaagGACatagagggaaggaaggagaagaaagaagtcaaaaaaaaaaagttgcttgTTGCGGGGATCTCTGGATGGGTGCCAGGGTGGAACCAGGATGAGTTAGGACAGAGGTTTATATTTCCTCTTGCCCTCTACACACCTGTCCACCTTATTTTATAATTAGTTTTGTTATCTTTCCGtactcccctttctctcctcccctcccttcttttctctcattGCTCTCTCCTGCTTAAGGCCGCCCCCAGACCCATAGGAGGTTGCTGGTCTGTTGCAGGTCAGATGCCCTCTAGAACGGCCCCCACCCCTACAGGAGGGGTCTGTTCATTTGGGTCTGAGGAGCAACTTTCTTTTTGATGGGGGGTTTGATGGGGAATAGGCCCTAGACACCAGGCTGTCTAAACTAGCCAGGACTCCCGAGCCACCATAGCCACCTGAGCCCAGTAAGATGGTCTCATTCTGCAGAGTCATTGTTAGTTTGGGGAAATGACACTTAAGAAAAGACAGATAAATGAGTGTGCAAAccagttaataaataaaataagtaaataaataagtgagaaaaaattatgaatgaataaaggaagataaagaaattattaaaagaaaaaaaaaacacagtaggCATATAGTTGAGTAAATGGATTGTTAAGTGTAGTGTAGTAGTTTTTAACCTGAAAGTGtaaatgtctctgtgttgttgtgtgtgttttctgtcagtgagtgaacatatttttttccctttcttcctcttccaacCACATTCttatcaataataatagtaatagtaataataatcagttAAGTATAGTATAAGTAATGATTTTAAaagtatatacatacacacatacatacacatacacacctatacatatacacatatatacacacacacataataataattatcataataataattatcataatataatcatcatcatctgtatataaaaatcaatatcatCATAATCGTTTTATAAATTAAGACCTGAAGACTTATAAAGAATAGACAGAGGGATCAAAATATATGGAAAATCTGGAATTGTACATTTTGATGGAGCTATGCAGGTACTTTGCCTTTTCTTAAACCTGCATGAACTgattttttgaccacttggaggcagcagtaacaagctgtaaacacaacattgacatattttcaCTTTCTAGAGTTCATATGGTGAACTTGTTAGTAAACACATGTCTATCTTGGCTTCACATCATGTGGATCCTGTGGCGCAATATTAGTTTGAAGTGAAtgttagtccaatattcactctctttttcactctgtttttggtctccatcaactcctgagggaaatatctgtctctttagagGCTAACTGCTTTACTGTGTTAACCAGCTTTTGCTAAATTTGTGTGTCTACCATTTGATGCTGAACAAGTTATATAAAGCaggttttagagcttttttgctgaaaacagcagtCTGCTGCATTTGGAAACAATGTTCATGAGTGCAGTGTGGACAGAACAGTAAAGCTGCatgctggaaaaccaaaacaaagatctgaaagacactaaaatacTCCATGGGACTGAGGGTAACTGCTAATGATAATTTTCTGCGGGTTCATAACTACAAGTAGCCCCTTTCACATCATTCGGTACATACTAATTTCATCCATtgattaaagcagctttaaagctAAACTGTTCTCTAAGTACCAACTCTGAAACCACACATTGACTAAAATTCTGGAAAATTAAAattgttgataaaaatgtatgcTGTACATTTCTGATATAATCATGTTGTTGATCACTGGCATCAGAGTGTTGTTGGTTGAAGGTTGTATATGCCCTGTAGAAACATCTCATCTGGAATTATTTACTTTTCTGCTGTTAAGAATTTCGGAGAGAAATATAAGATGTGTTATAAACATAATGCAttgtgaaatgattaaaaaacatcttgCTGCAAATCTGTTTGTCTAATGTCTGAAATCCAGCACTTGGCCACAACAGACACACTCTTACAGCAGGGGGAGTCAGAGATCCACAAGACTTCTTGTTCTGTCTCATCTGGCAATAGGAGCTGTGGCAACTTTATGTAACACAGTCTGGAATTGGTAAACATGTGTCTGCAATTAAGATGATTTTCTAGTAGtctgaataaaatgtaatggCCTGTTTCTACTGCACAAGTGCAATACTACAGCTtaattttttcatcatttctacTGACGTTTCAGTATTGTGACATTAAAATCGACTTAGCAAAATCAGAAATATTTGCACTTTTTCAACAAAGTGAAAATAGATCtttacagcaaaataaatgaatccCACATGTAGCAGATTCATGAAGTGGCAGAGTGGAAAACACTGAGCAGGAGTCTGGGACTGGGATTTGTGTTTGGTAGGGTTGTCTGCCTGATAGCTAAAggttaaatacattaattagGCCTTTTATTAGGCAGTAGCACAGGAACAGACCAGTAGACCAGATTCATTAACCTAGACTATGTGCACACATGTGAGAGTTtgtgcatgtgggtgtgtgtgtgaaagagagataaaattaaaaactaaaatgtacTCTAGTAGATACTATTTGCCTCCTGACTGCCCCGTAACACCCCAAATACCATTAAAGCTCAGAGTCAGCACTTTATCCTCATAGTTACTGattcatttgactttttttcattttgctgcaAGATtgatagtaataatagtagtactAACATATAATACTGTGGTCGCCTAGTGAAAAAAACTATGTTGTTTCCTTCAGTTCCTCAGCTgtctcttttactttttttttttttttttaaactgctttttaaaatctcttGCTGTACAAAGAAGAAACTCAGCAATGTTGAGATACAGATATAGAGATGTCTTCCACTAGAGGGCACTTCTGTATTGGATAAAACAGCACCttgcaaacagaaaacaccacAGAAACAATTTATTTAACTGTTTCACTTCTTAAAATGTTCATGGTGGTGGTTCTCCCCCGGTCAAGCCAGTGTATTGAATTACAGTGTAGGTTCCCACTTGATAGCAAGTGACACAGACAAGAGAATGTAGTTTCAAGTGAAATTAAGTATGTGTTCATATTTAATCAGATAGTATCCAAACTCAGACTACTTCAGACACAGCAACTTACATAAATCCCTTTGGGAGAGTcttctgtaaaagaaaaaaatatgttatgaAGTTGTGCCAGACTGTTAGAATAGTGAATGGAGAGACTGAATGAGGGTAACATAACTTTGCTTTATCAGATTTATCTTGGGGCtaaatggacacacacacacaagcacagagtGAGAGATGACTCAATTACATCAGAAGTGGATGTTCTGGTGCTGTAAGGGGAAAATGATACACAAGCAGCTATATCACAATGGTCAGTATGCAAAccaaaattaaatgtgtttgttaatgtCAGTTTCTTAATCGAATAATCACGAGTCCTGAGCAGCGAACAGGTGTTGTCCGGCACTGATGAAGACCAACATGCTACGTAACTCGACTGAAAGATGTCGAGAGACCCAAAGAGTTGtattgttaaatattttatcCCACTCTAAATTGCAGCTAAGTGTAATGCACAGTTAGCTTTCGTTacgtcctctcctctgatgTTGCATCACAAAGCTATTCTCATCTCCACATGAAGTATCTGATGTCTTTATTATTTATCCggatttgagtgacagatgtaTTTTAAACCATTTTCTGCATGTCTCTGTCATTAAAGATAAAGCAGTTTCAGTTCTGGGACTTTGTGATTGTCAAAGAGGAAGAGTCAAAAAAAAGGACACGCACAAGACTGCAGTATATGATACAGTAGGAATCATTTGAGTTCATTCATACCACTAATGTTGAGGTGTGtaacaaaatgttgaaattcaACATTGTTTAACACAGACAGGTGATCTGTTTGGATCTGTTCAGATGcaaaatttatgttttttaagaGATTTCTATATTTTATGGTAAAAATCAATCTTTTAATCCATGCATTCTATCCGAAACCATACAAAAGCCCACACAGTAAGGTTTTGATGATGTAATTCTTTATCAGATATGGAGGAGAAAGACTTATTAGTTCATCTTCTGTGTCAGGTCTGGACTTTCTGGTAAAGCTAAACTGGTTTCTGTCTGATGTCTCTCATGTGTCATGTTCAGAACATGTTTTGTCACAGTGTGGGATCAGTTGTCAGCTCCATTCAACCATGTTATTAAGAATAATGAAATTTTATCTTATTACTATCCTCACCAGACTCATGTTACATAATACTGCTCATTATCCCTCTGCTACCTAAGTGCTGGGTGAGTGTGAAATCAATCACATCATCATGAAGCTTTGGCGAAAGTTTCTTCTTATTCTGATCTTCTCTATCTTTTATCATAATTAAAATGCTGACATCATCATATATAACCAATGATTGTTTTGCTTCCATCCTACGAGTCAATCAAAAatttgcagagtttgacactagaaggctgttttcatattcatctgctgaagatgGAAAGCTTCTCATTGCTCACTGAAAATACGTTTTAAGGGCCTATGAGCACcatttgtgacattacaatTAGTTTTGAAACCAATACTGGTCcgatattcaacttacacaaatgtaatgtggaaacttgaagcctccagtgcaaatacactgagaatggacttctgagatgaaatatatttacttaTTATTAGATTCTGAAATTTCTAATGAGGGACAAGGAGTAGATgcaattttaaggattttaacatggtaaatatacttttttgtggaaaagacatatcagacacacattattgttccaagcagtgTGTGTCttaatatctgtctctttaaatATCATTGTAATTCTGCCACCCTGTCTGTCAGACCTACTATTGCACAATTTATCACTACCTTGACCTCCAGGATGTCCAGGGAGATTCGCCTGAGAGTTTCCATCAATGACCTGCTGGCTTTATTCCATCACCACCAGCCTCTAGACTTCAGGGCTCCTGTGCTTTCTCCTATCTTCACACTGTATGTACCCACGTGTAATGAAGATGCTCTAGGTTGATGGAATCTAATTGTCAAATTCTTTCTTTGTCACTAACCTCAAAAAGTGTTGTTATACACTAATTGTTATTGAACTGGCAGTTCCAGTTGTGTATTCAAAACTGTCTATTAGACTTTCCATTAACATCCATCAAAATGTCCTACTTCAAAAACAACCATCCACATCCTCAGGTGAGGCAACATCCTGGTCAGCCAAGTCCTCTGGatgttgttttgaatgtgaaCTGCCAAACCGCTTCAAACTTTCTGCACCAACAGCTCCAAAGCATTTCTAAAAATAACAAAGGCATTCTCTGCAAAATTACTAAGAAGTCTGGAAATTTCTTGTTTCGTGTTTaaagtttcattcatttttaatttacttttttccttaAGCACTTTGAGATTTGCTCATATAATAAATTTTGCtagaaacaaaacacattattatttttttcttatgcCTTAAGTATATAAGTTTACCTGAGCCTCAGAGgctaaaaaatacaatttacttGCAAATGGGCCAACAAGAACTGAAATCAAAAGGTTACAGTAGTTATATCTAGCAAGATAACAGTGACCTTGCCATGAGGTAGCCTGACTATAATGACTGGTTGGAGCTGTTTGCTGACTATGGAGTTTTATGCCCTGCTTGAAGGGTATCTAGGTTTAAATGTTTCCAAAGCAATGCAATTGAGCTTTTGCTACATGGGCTTACAATTGACTCTCTATCTAGATACAATAAGGTAGAGGGCAGTGGATCAGATTCTCTTTCAAAAACACCTTGAAACGTTGCATGGTCCTTGTAGGGTTTAAACCTCTCTGGATTTAATCTCACCTACACCcagatcatttaaaataaatatggaGGAACCTTCAACAGAAATCCTTAAAGTGTCAGTAGCTAAATAGATGAAACTATATGTTGATATAACAACTTCAAACTCACATTTATCTTCCCTCCGTGATCCTTTCTATTATCACACAGGTCTACCATAACAAATCAAGTGCTAAATTCAGCTGATGCTATCTTCTCATCCTGAAATTCAGTGGCTTTACAGTTTTAGATGGGCTAAACGACCCTCTTCCAGAAGCAGAAGAACTTCATCATATCCCTTGAAGCCTCTGCTTTTAGGGAAGGATAACCCTGCAAGTCCTGCTAATGAGCCTGAAATGGAGCTGAGGAGGTAATTGTGTGTGAAAAGGGCAATGTGCTAAAGAACATAAGAGGCCATAAAATGAGGAGGAGACCATTACAGCCAAA
Encoded proteins:
- the LOC121900970 gene encoding leucine-rich repeat-containing protein 15-like — translated: MGRGEIIVLFLSLLFTQNNSAKEGSSENQLVFGADTTEIPRDLRAGVTEIFFVESNIKTIPKDAFVGNSQLEKVEFLNTKTEYIEPGAFEGLVNVKHIEISSNPLTSIPVGVFKDLSNLEKLLLKLNNLRNLENGMFEDLKKLRELQLHGNEIDSIEDGTFDGLENLTLLHLAKNNLSAVSVDLFSNLNKLAILRLYENQLTSIPEDIFHNLPNLKEIALHTNKITELSPNQFPHKDKLTKLLLDNNLLTGLPPEFFVGFPQLKSLTLHRNELSSLPPVLFGEMPKLTDLSLSQNSLSILPEGIFSPLKKLKKLDLSNNHLVTLSAEHFEGPEKLLVLNLRNNTIKSLDADVFEKLQSLTTLDLRHNDLQTLPGDIFEPLGKLRKLYLSDNPWRCDCNLIDFYLWIKANSPKIELKYPVFCEYPDDLKGQEIKSLTEDQFICPTIPAHLCW